In one Arachis duranensis cultivar V14167 chromosome 9, aradu.V14167.gnm2.J7QH, whole genome shotgun sequence genomic region, the following are encoded:
- the LOC107464078 gene encoding protein SAWADEE HOMEODOMAIN HOMOLOG 1 — MDRFSIDEVNELERIYKEMGEKSVDQNFCKSVAISFSSSSRRAGKASLTWEQVRHWFQNKLKESETNVASTTSSMNLYIDLSEASVLRNGQKSSSNAKGKRAEDISELTFEARSSKDVAWHDVASFLNYRVLSTGELEVRIRYAGFGKEQDEWINVKEGVRERSIPLEPSECHKVNDGDLILCFLEKHDYALYVDARVVKVLRRLHGPTDCRCIFIVRYVHDKTEEGVSWNRLCCRPTQEEYVPEEIPLNPLEDLWG; from the exons ATGGATAGGTTCTCCATAGATGAG GTCAATGAATTGGAAAGAATATATAAGGAGATGGGAGAAAAATCAGTTGACCAGAATTTCTGCAAGTCGGTTGCCATAAGCTTTAG TTCCTCATCAAGACGTGCTGGTAAAGCTTCTTTAACTTGGGAACAG GTGCGGCATTGGTTTCAAAATAAACTGAAAGAGTCAGAGACTAATGTTGCTTCCACTACCAGTTCAATGAACCTATATATCGATCTTTCAGAAGCATCTGTGTTAAGAAATGGGCAGAAAAGCTCCTCAAATGCAAAAG GCAAACGAGCAGAAGATATCTCAGAGTTGACATTTGAGGCAAGGTCTTCAAAAGATGTTGCATG GCATGATGTTGCATCATTCCTTAACTATAGAGTTTTGAGCACAGGCGAACTT GAAGTGCGTATTCGATATGCCGGATTTGGTAAGGAGCAGGATGAGTGGATTAATGTAAAAGAGGGGGTGCGTGAGAGATCCATCCCTTTAGAACCTTCAGAGTGTCACAAGGTCAACGATGGAGATCTTATACTGTGTTTCCTG GAAAAACATGATTATGCGCTCTATGTTGATGCTCGTGTTGTCAAAGTCCTCAGAAGGCTCCATGGTCCTACAGACTGTAGGTGTATCTTCATTGTTCGTTATGTTCATGATAAAACTGAG GAAGGAGTTTCGTGGAACAGGTTATGCTGTAGACCTACACAAGAGGAATATGTCCCTGAAGAAATCCCCCTAAATCCCCTAGAGGACCTATGGGGATGA
- the LOC107464035 gene encoding casein kinase 1-like protein HD16: MPVLRSGARRGRAAAKKKKQQEQQEEPQPQPHQQQSPVVEEEAIATRTRRRRAAAAAAEVIVPKNSNKRKEEALLKVNERVVVGKEEEKKGIEVGEGADKEEVGEKQMDDFDSGGRSNKANAGEDEGSTAPLPEKIQVGGSPLYKLERKLGKGGFGQVYVGRRLTGGNLNERTGPGAVEVALKFEHRSSKGCNYGPPYEWQVYNTLGGSHGVPQVHYKGRQGDYYVMVMDMLGPSLWDVWNNNSHSMSTEMVACIAIEAISILEKMHSRGYVHGDVKPENFLLGPPGTPNEKKLFLVDLGLATKWRDSTTGLHVEYDQRPDVFRGTVRYASANAHLGRTGSRRDDLESLAYTLIFLLRGRLPWQGFQGENKGFLVCKKKMGTPPDSLCCFCPQPFKLFVEHVVNLKFDEEPNYAKYISFFDGIVGPNPDIRPINTEGAQKLIGHKRGRQAMEDDDDEQPKKKYRMGLPATQWISVYNARRPMKQRYHYNVSDQRLSQHIEKGNEDGLYISSVASCQNLWALIMDAGTGFTSQVYELSYYFLHKEWIMEQWEKNYYISAIAGAANGSSLVVMSKGTQYLQQSYKVSDSFPFKWINKKWREGFYVTSMATSLNRWGVVMSRGAGFSDQVVELDFLYPSEGIHKRWDCGYRITSTAATWDQAAFVLSVPRKKPVDETQETLRTSAFPSTHVKEKWGKNLYIASICYGRTVS; encoded by the exons ATGCCTGTGCTGCGTAGCGGAGCGCGCAGGGGCCGGGCAGcagcgaagaagaagaagcagcaagaACAGCAGGAGGAGCCACAGCCACAGCCACATCAGCAGCAGAGTCCAGTGGTGGAAGAGGAAGCGATTGCTACGAGAACAAGGAGGCGTCGTGCAGCAGCGGCGGCAGCAGAGGTTATTGTGCCAAAGAATAGCAATAAAAGGAAGGAGGAGGCGCTGCTGAAGGTCAATGAGAGGGTAGTTGTTgggaaggaagaagagaagaagggaaTTGAGGTAGGTGAAGGAGCCGATAAAGAAGAAGTAGGAGAGAAACAGATGGATGATTTCGACAGCGGCGGCCGCAGCAATAAGGCCAATGCTGGTGAAGATGAGGGCAGCACTGCTCCCCTTCCAGAGAAG ATTCAAGTAGGTGGTTCCCCTTTGtataaattagaaagaaaacttgGAAAGGGTGGATTTGGTCAAGTATATGTTGGTCGACGTCTTACTGGTGGAAATTTGAATGAGAGAACTGGACCTGGAGCTGTAGAG GTTGCATTAAAATTTGAGCATAGAAGTAGTAAAGGATGTAATTATGGACCACCATACGAGTGGCAAGTGTACAA TACTCTTGGTGGCAGTCATGGTGTGCCTCAAGTACATTACAAGGGCAGGCAAGGTGACTATTATGTTATG GTTATGGATATGCTGGGTCCGAGCTTGTGGGACGTTTGGAATAACAACTCCCACAG CATGTCCACTGAAATGGTCGCATGTATTGCCATCGAGGCAATATCCATCTTGGAGAAGATGCACTCTCGAGG GTATGTGCATGGGGATGTGAAGCCTGAAAATTTTCTGCTTGGTCCTCCTGGGACACCTAATGAGAAGAAATTGTTTCTTGTCGATCTTGGTTTGG CTACTAAATGGCGAGACAGTACAACGGGTTTGCATGTAGAATATGACCAAAGGCCAGATGTTTTCAG GGGCACAGTCCGTTATGCTAGTGCAAATGCCCATTTAGGGAGAACTGGAAGCAGGAGGGATGATTTGGAATCTCTAGCTTATACACTGATTTTTCTTCTTCGAGGTCGTCTTCCTTGGCAGGGTTTCCAG GGAGAAAACAAAGGATTTCTTGtttgcaagaagaagatgggAACGCCTCCGGACAGCTTATGTTGCTTTTGCCCCCAGCCTTTTAAACTATTTGTTGAACATGTTGTGAACTTAAAGTTCGATGAAGAACCTAACTATGCAAAATACATTTCTTTCTTCGATGGAATTGTTGGTCCAAATCCAGATATCAGGCCGATTAATACAGAAGGAGCACAAAAG CTCATTGGCCACAAGAGAGGCCGGCAGGCAatggaagatgatgatgatgaacaaCCAAAAAAGAAGTATCGTATGGGTTTGCCAGCAACTCAGTGGATAAGCGTTTACAATGCTCGTAGACCTATGAAACAAAG ATATCACTACAATGTGTCTGATCAAAGGCTATCCCAGCACATTGAGAAAGGAAACGAGGATGGTTTATATATTAGCAGTGTTGCTTCATGTCAGAACCTGTGGGCCTTAATAATGGATGCAGGAACAGGTTTCACTTCCCAAGTGTATGAACTTTCCTATTACTTTCTCCATAAG GAATGGATCATGGAGCAGTGGGAAAAAAATTACTATATCAGCGCAATTGCCGGAGCTGCAAATGGAAGCTCGCTAGTAGTCATGTCTAAGG GCACACAGTATCTGCAGCAATCATACAAAGTTAGTGATTCGTTTCCTTTCAAGTGGATCAACAAAAAATGGAGGGAGGGATTTTATGTCACTTCAATGGCTACTTCATTGAACAGATGGGGAGTAGTCATGTCTCGTGGTGCAGGATTTTCGGACCAG GTGGTTGAGCTAGATTTCCTGTACCCTAGTGAAGGGATTCACAAGCGGTGGGATTGTGGATACCGAATCACCTCGACTGCCGCAACATGGGACCAAGCGGCTTTTGTCCTGAGTGTGCCCAGGAAGAAGCCTGTGGATGAAACTCAGGAAACACTTCGGACTTCTGCCTTTCCGAGTACGCATGTCAAG GAGAAGTGGGGGAAGAACCTCTACATTGCTTCTATATGCTATGGACGTACAGTTTCTTGA
- the LOC107463952 gene encoding uncharacterized protein LOC107463952, which translates to MAPHGESLPSSTFATRSNNNILSKPPKLSSENLQRTISDISFELAKEAMIDSSKNNNNTKQLSSISEVEVDGKCECCGMSEECTLEYMDRVRDKFLGKFVCGLCSEAVKEELEKNGGKKEEALSSHMSACVRFNKFGRAFPVLFQAEAMKEMLKKSKFDGKIRAKSISPREKGGIINKGGLARSSSCIPAITKELNEIKIAH; encoded by the coding sequence ATGGCACCTCATGGAGAATCTTTGCCTAGTAGCACTTTCGCTACTAGGAGCAACAACAACATATTATCAAAGCCACCAAAGCTTTCATCTGAGAATCTTCAAAGAACTATCTCGGACATCTCGTTCGAGCTAGCGAAAGAGGCGATGATCGATTCTTCTAAGAATAATAACAATACCAAGCAGCTTTCGTCGATATCCGAGGTTGAAGTAGATGGAAAGTGTGAGTGTTGTGGCATGTCTGAGGAGTGTACTCTTGAGTACATGGACCGCGTCCGCGACAAGTTCCTAGGGAAGTTTGTGTGTGGTTTGTGTTCTGAGGCAGTGAAGGAAGAGTTGGAGAAAAATGGAGGGAAGAAAGAAGAGGCTTTGAGTTCACACATGAGTGCATGTGTTAGGTTTAACAAGTTTGGAAGGGCATTTCCGGTATTGTTTCAAGCTGAAGCAATGAAGGAGATGCTTAAGAAGAGTAAGTTTGATGGAAAAATTAGGGCTAAGTCTATTAGCCCTAGAGAGAAAGGAGGGATCATCAATAAAGGAGGGCTTGCTCGTAGTTCAAGTTGTATTCCAGCAATCACAAAAGAGTTAAATGAAATCAAAATAgctcattaa
- the LOC107463954 gene encoding uncharacterized protein LOC107463954, which produces MESNLPVIAKKVWNIIRVAFYMLRKGISKAKLMLELNMVLKRRRKLAGKAIANLMMFHHHQHPDMHLQQFSTTREYEFSCSNTPNNFFSKLHRKNKLFTRSHAPHECDDDVMTVSAVKAVLEILNNNNDNVAEASPALPGFARSPTVSQLRVTDSPFLMNVDTEYDKDHQVDKAAEEFIKRFYKELRKQP; this is translated from the coding sequence ATGGAAAGTAACCTACCAGTGATAGCAAAGAAAGTGTGGAACATAATACGTGTTGCCTTCTACATGTTAAGGAAGGGAATTTCAAAAGCCAAACTCATGTTAGAACTCAACATGGTTCTCAAACGCCGCCGCAAACTCGCCGGAAAAGCCATCGCCAacctcatgatgttccaccaccaccaacacccCGACATGCACCTCCAACAATTCTCCACCACCAGGGAGTACGAGTTCAGCTGCAGCAACACGCCCAATAACTTCTTCTCCAAGCTCCACCGCAAGAACAAGCTCTTCACGCGCTCCCACGCGCCTCACGAGTGCGACGACGACGTCATGACGGTTAGTGCTGTCAAGGCGGTGTTAGAGATCctaaacaacaacaatgataaTGTGGCCGAGGCATCCCCGGCGCTACCGGGGTTCGCCCGGAGCCCTACCGTGAGTCAGTTAAGGGTAACGGATTCACCGTTTCTAATGAATGTCGACACAGAATACGATAAAGATCATCAAGTAGACAAGGCTGCGGAAGAATTCATTAAGAGGTTCTACAAAGAGTTGAGGAAGCAaccctaa